A section of the Humulus lupulus chromosome 2, drHumLupu1.1, whole genome shotgun sequence genome encodes:
- the LOC133816623 gene encoding uncharacterized protein LOC133816623, which produces MEEIRKTASAYYGNCSEDQKKLVKSLFDKMVSKKDGGVTLSEYENNFEKLGLSCDIPKKSSLFDEIFKEKKTSFFNQLDKNGDGVLDFEEFITLFYLLSSGRLLFCKGNGCQVFLDEVFFSCPKCFKKPKKIITLCPNCYTNNNYSHKHPLVDNYAFLMTTQGPTSKVKTAIHIAHGGLFAFHAIHLCTIM; this is translated from the exons ATGGAGGAGATACGTAAAACTGCGTCAGCTTATTATGGCAATTGTTCAGAAGACCAGAAGAAGTTGGTCAAGTCTCTGTTCGACAAAATGGTTTCAAAAAAAGATGGGGGAGTAACTCTGAGTGAGTACGAGAACAACTTCGAGAAATTGGGGTTGTCATGTGATATTCCAAAGAAATCAAGTCTGTTCGATGAGATTTTCAAAGAAAAAAAGACAAGCTTTTTCAATCAGCTTGACAAAAATGGAGATGGGGTTCTGGATTTTGAGGAGTTCATTACCTTATTCTATCTCTTATCAAGTGGGAGGCTGCTCTTTTGTAAAGGCAATGGTTGTCAAGTTTTTCTTGATGAAGTCTTTTTCAGTTGCCCCAAATGCTTCAAGAAGCCTAAAAAGATTATCACACTTTGCCCAAATTGCTATACCAACAACAATTATAGCCATAAGCATCCCCTTGTCGATAATTATGCCTTTCTCATGACCACACAAGGACCAACG AGCAAGGTGAAGACAGCTATTCATATAGCCCATGGGGGACTTTTCGCTTTTCATGCTATTCATTTATGTACCAttatgtaa